From Spirosoma aerolatum, one genomic window encodes:
- a CDS encoding DoxX family protein: MNHISLYAQSLVYIVAGLNHFLNPRTYLAIMPPYIPAHQFMVTISGIAEIILGIGLLFRATQSVSAWGLIFLLIAIFPANVYMATSAKFIKFPAWLRWLRLPLQAVLIWWAYRYT; encoded by the coding sequence ATGAATCACATCAGTCTTTACGCTCAGTCCCTAGTGTACATTGTTGCCGGGCTCAATCATTTTCTGAACCCCAGAACGTATCTGGCGATTATGCCTCCTTATATTCCAGCGCATCAGTTTATGGTTACTATAAGTGGTATAGCGGAGATCATTTTGGGGATCGGTTTACTCTTTAGAGCCACGCAATCGGTATCGGCATGGGGCCTTATTTTCCTATTGATTGCTATTTTTCCAGCGAATGTCTATATGGCAACATCAGCTAAGTTTATCAAATTTCCAGCTTGGCTCCGCTGGCTACGGCTCCCTTTACAGGCTGTGTTGATCTGGTGGGCATATCGATACACCTGA
- a CDS encoding IS3 family transposase, whose product MWIMREPKSSTEPPERYIEMHYNRVRRHSSLGYQSPEQFEQEYYTKLASSVCR is encoded by the coding sequence ATGTGGATAATGCGCGAACCGAAATCTTCGACAGAGCCGCCTGAGCGGTATATTGAAATGCACTACAATCGAGTGCGCAGGCATTCATCGCTGGGCTACCAAAGCCCTGAACAGTTTGAGCAGGAATATTACACAAAACTTGCCAGTTCAGTGTGCCGCTAA
- the kaiC gene encoding circadian clock protein KaiC, whose protein sequence is MSSYNLNTHQLPLLPKAPTGIIGLDQITHGGLPKGRPTLICGEAGCGKTLFSLEFIARGALEFNEPGVFMAFEEKAEELAANVASLGFDLRQLQADQLLKIDHVHIDRSEIEETGEYDLNGLFIRLGYAIDTIGAKRVVLDTIENLFSNLTNEGVLRSELRRLFTWLKDKGVTTIITAEKGNGKLTRHGLEEYVSDCVILLDHRIDNQISTRLLRIVKYRGSVHGTNEYPFLIDSDGISVLPITSLTLDHPVSSERLSSGIPALDQMLEGKGFFRGSSILISGTAGTGKTSLAASFVHAACQRGERALYLAFEESPQQICRNMRSIGMDLQGYIDTGLLTFQASRPTLNGLEMHLVTIHKLVTRFKPQIVVLDPITNLVTVGSMREVRAMLIRLIDFLQAEQITVVFTALSLNTVINEQTDEGVSSLVDAWLLVRDIESNGERNRGLYVMKSRGMKHSNQVREFVITDEGLTLIDVYLGAEGVLVGSAREAQQLQEVTGVALRDHAVSRKDREIERKRLVLESKIAGLKEEFESLQEELNKSFTEEELRKEIMEQNREQLTRNRHSGQ, encoded by the coding sequence ATGAGTTCCTACAACCTCAATACACATCAGCTCCCCCTTCTGCCTAAAGCACCTACAGGTATAATTGGCCTGGATCAAATCACCCATGGTGGCCTGCCCAAAGGAAGGCCAACCCTGATCTGTGGGGAGGCAGGCTGCGGCAAAACCCTCTTCTCACTGGAGTTTATTGCTCGGGGAGCGCTGGAATTCAACGAGCCGGGGGTATTCATGGCGTTTGAAGAAAAAGCCGAGGAACTGGCTGCTAACGTGGCTTCCCTGGGCTTCGACCTTCGCCAGCTTCAGGCAGATCAACTCCTTAAAATTGATCACGTACACATCGACCGGAGCGAAATTGAGGAAACCGGCGAATATGACCTCAACGGCTTATTCATTCGCTTAGGTTACGCCATCGATACTATTGGGGCTAAACGGGTAGTGCTGGACACCATCGAAAACCTGTTTTCAAACCTGACCAATGAAGGGGTGCTGCGGAGTGAACTTCGACGGCTCTTCACCTGGCTGAAAGATAAGGGGGTAACTACTATTATTACGGCCGAAAAAGGCAACGGTAAATTAACTCGGCATGGTCTGGAGGAGTACGTTTCTGACTGCGTTATTCTGTTGGATCACCGGATCGACAATCAGATTTCGACTCGGTTACTACGAATCGTCAAATACCGAGGATCAGTACATGGTACCAACGAATATCCCTTTTTGATTGATAGTGATGGAATTTCGGTACTGCCCATTACCTCCCTCACGCTGGATCATCCGGTATCCAGCGAACGGCTTTCGTCGGGTATACCAGCGTTGGATCAAATGCTGGAAGGCAAAGGGTTTTTCAGAGGAAGCAGCATTCTGATTTCGGGAACGGCCGGAACGGGTAAAACCAGCCTGGCAGCCTCCTTCGTTCATGCGGCCTGTCAGCGTGGAGAACGGGCGCTTTATCTGGCCTTTGAAGAGTCGCCCCAGCAGATTTGCCGTAATATGCGGTCTATTGGAATGGATCTTCAGGGATATATTGATACGGGTCTATTGACTTTTCAGGCATCGCGTCCCACGCTGAATGGATTGGAAATGCATCTGGTAACGATTCATAAACTCGTAACCAGGTTTAAGCCGCAGATCGTTGTACTGGATCCGATCACAAATCTGGTTACGGTTGGCTCCATGCGTGAAGTGAGGGCTATGCTGATTCGGTTGATTGATTTCTTACAGGCCGAACAGATTACCGTTGTCTTTACGGCGCTTTCGCTGAACACAGTTATCAACGAACAGACCGACGAGGGAGTTTCATCGCTGGTAGATGCCTGGTTACTGGTACGGGATATAGAGTCGAACGGCGAGCGGAACCGAGGGCTGTATGTCATGAAATCCAGGGGTATGAAGCATTCAAATCAGGTGCGCGAGTTTGTCATTACCGACGAGGGACTGACTCTGATCGATGTGTATCTGGGTGCCGAAGGGGTATTGGTGGGATCGGCGCGGGAAGCGCAGCAGTTGCAGGAAGTTACGGGGGTTGCCCTGCGCGATCATGCGGTTTCGCGAAAAGATCGGGAAATTGAACGAAAACGGCTGGTGCTGGAATCGAAAATTGCCGGCCTGAAAGAAGAGTTTGAGTCGCTTCAGGAGGAACTCAATAAATCGTTTACGGAGGAGGAACTGCGCAAGGAAATCATGGAGCAGAACCGGGAGCAGCTCACCCGTAATCGGCATAGTGGCCAGTAA
- a CDS encoding circadian clock KaiB family protein: MDQPEDVWELRLYVAGKTAKSVTALNNLKKYCEEHLPGKYVIEVIDLLVQPQLAAGDQILAVPTLVKKVPEPIRKIIGDLSNEEKVLVGLDIRSAK, from the coding sequence ATGGATCAGCCAGAAGATGTTTGGGAATTACGGCTCTATGTAGCCGGCAAAACGGCTAAATCAGTAACAGCCCTGAACAATTTGAAGAAATACTGCGAAGAACATTTGCCGGGGAAGTATGTTATTGAAGTAATCGATCTGTTAGTGCAACCACAGCTAGCTGCTGGCGATCAGATTCTGGCCGTACCTACACTGGTAAAAAAAGTGCCTGAGCCTATCCGAAAGATTATTGGAGACTTATCCAATGAAGAGAAAGTGCTGGTGGGTTTAGATATTCGCTCGGCGAAGTAA
- a CDS encoding circadian clock KaiB family protein: MSEPSEAADLELEDRNDTYQLRLFVAGASSHSVRAIANIKRICDTHLTGRYSLEIIDVYQQKQLAESVQLIALPLLIKQAPLPERRFVGDLSDAAKVIKGLGIIS, translated from the coding sequence ATGAGTGAACCATCAGAGGCTGCTGATCTTGAGTTGGAGGATCGCAATGATACGTATCAACTACGTTTGTTTGTCGCTGGCGCATCGAGCCATTCCGTTCGGGCCATTGCCAATATCAAACGCATTTGCGATACGCACCTGACAGGCCGATACTCGCTGGAAATAATTGATGTTTATCAGCAAAAACAGTTGGCCGAATCGGTACAATTGATTGCGTTGCCTTTATTGATCAAACAGGCTCCCTTGCCAGAACGCCGGTTCGTCGGTGATTTGTCTGATGCAGCTAAGGTAATCAAAGGATTAGGTATTATCAGTTGA
- a CDS encoding sensor histidine kinase, whose amino-acid sequence MNPPKTYEQLVAENDLLRIQLEEAMETILAIRTGQIDALVVEGSQGHELYTLKTADQTYRVFIETMHEGAVTLDRQGLILYSNSTFAAMVGQPLSSVIGIPFINCIAPDYLSMYNDFFEQSWQNSTKQEMSLKQGDSDSELICFVSATPLVLDEGPCLSLILTDLTLQKQMQAQLKISNQQLVNLNATLVLANQSLNRLNLNLKQFTYIASHDLQEPLRKVQQFGDLLKEHYSSQLGDGVNYLDRMQLAASRMSTLIKDLLSYSRISTKPEALQPVSLNEVVNLALTDLELRIQETNARIEVGSLPMVVGDASQLGQLFMNLLSNALKFRQPDDAAVPPLIRLEASRIATTDLPASITPTGVAQAYYRIDVLDNGIGFDEKYLDRIFQVFQRLHGRNEFSGTGIGLAICEKVVTNHGGAITASSQVGQGSVFSVYLPA is encoded by the coding sequence ATGAATCCACCCAAAACATACGAGCAATTAGTTGCGGAAAATGATCTGTTGCGTATCCAGCTAGAAGAAGCGATGGAAACGATTCTGGCAATTCGTACGGGGCAGATCGATGCATTGGTGGTGGAAGGCAGTCAGGGACATGAACTCTACACGCTGAAAACCGCTGATCAGACATACCGGGTGTTCATCGAAACCATGCACGAAGGTGCTGTAACGCTCGACAGGCAGGGACTCATTCTCTATAGTAATTCTACCTTTGCGGCTATGGTCGGCCAGCCGCTCTCCAGCGTGATCGGGATTCCGTTTATCAACTGCATTGCTCCCGATTATCTGTCCATGTACAACGATTTTTTTGAGCAGAGCTGGCAAAATTCCACGAAGCAGGAAATGAGTTTGAAGCAGGGCGACAGTGACAGCGAACTTATTTGCTTCGTATCTGCCACGCCCCTGGTGCTGGATGAGGGTCCTTGCCTGAGCCTGATTCTGACCGACCTGACGCTCCAGAAACAAATGCAGGCTCAGCTAAAAATCAGTAATCAGCAACTGGTCAATCTGAATGCAACGCTGGTGTTGGCCAACCAGTCGCTGAATCGATTGAATCTGAACCTTAAACAGTTTACTTACATCGCCAGCCACGACTTGCAGGAACCTTTGCGTAAAGTGCAGCAATTTGGCGATCTGTTGAAAGAGCATTATAGCAGCCAGCTAGGCGATGGGGTAAATTATCTGGATCGGATGCAGTTGGCGGCAAGTCGAATGTCGACGCTGATTAAGGATCTGCTCAGTTATTCGCGTATTTCCACCAAACCAGAAGCCCTCCAGCCCGTTTCGCTTAACGAAGTAGTTAATCTGGCGTTGACTGATCTGGAGTTACGCATCCAGGAAACCAATGCCCGGATTGAGGTAGGTTCGCTGCCGATGGTTGTGGGCGATGCTTCTCAACTGGGGCAGTTATTTATGAATTTGTTGAGCAACGCCTTAAAATTTCGTCAGCCCGATGATGCGGCTGTTCCGCCCTTAATCCGTTTGGAGGCCAGCCGAATAGCGACTACCGATTTGCCCGCTTCCATAACCCCTACTGGTGTGGCTCAGGCATATTACCGCATTGATGTTTTAGACAATGGTATCGGTTTTGACGAAAAATACCTGGACCGCATCTTTCAGGTATTCCAGCGATTGCATGGCCGAAATGAATTTTCTGGAACTGGAATCGGATTGGCGATTTGTGAAAAGGTAGTGACCAATCATGGAGGAGCCATTACGGCAAGTAGCCAGGTAGGGCAGGGATCGGTATTTAGTGTGTACTTACCAGCCTGA
- a CDS encoding porin family protein, with product MKNHFWIIALAILPLSLSAQPKPAVRKPVASASRTTATRPNGMHTVAPTEKKPITASKATPAPATTETTAPVVVQSTYSEPVRPASAQPVTSHQETAAAAPARPAYTRQSNFHVGLRFGGNSSTIGGADPTAVGQGVQLARVMGFHGGVVFNIGGPTFSVQPEVLFSQYGVRFALGSDYLQLKYNLVEVPVLLKVAFGQPNLRFFVNAGPVGTYVLSGAISVREGGQSESQAIDMSDQGRFSYGVAGGVGVAIQAGTGKVLLEGRYNYLMADHEDGSTTKPQNAMLSVGYLFPLGGR from the coding sequence ATGAAGAATCATTTCTGGATAATCGCTCTGGCTATCCTGCCCCTCAGTCTGTCAGCACAACCGAAACCAGCCGTGCGTAAGCCGGTTGCCTCCGCTTCCCGGACTACAGCTACCCGACCAAACGGTATGCATACAGTCGCACCGACGGAGAAGAAACCTATTACCGCTTCAAAAGCAACGCCTGCTCCGGCAACTACCGAAACGACAGCCCCGGTTGTTGTTCAGTCAACGTATTCAGAGCCAGTTAGACCGGCTTCTGCCCAACCTGTAACCAGTCATCAGGAAACGGCTGCGGCTGCGCCTGCACGTCCAGCTTACACTCGCCAGAGTAATTTTCATGTAGGCTTACGGTTTGGCGGCAATTCGAGCACAATAGGCGGAGCCGACCCTACAGCTGTAGGCCAGGGCGTACAGTTAGCGCGTGTTATGGGATTCCACGGCGGAGTTGTGTTCAATATTGGAGGCCCAACCTTTTCAGTGCAGCCAGAAGTGCTGTTCAGCCAGTATGGCGTCCGTTTTGCTTTAGGCTCTGATTATCTGCAATTGAAATATAATCTGGTAGAAGTACCTGTGTTATTGAAAGTAGCCTTTGGCCAACCTAACCTGCGGTTTTTTGTCAATGCAGGGCCAGTTGGTACGTATGTACTAAGCGGAGCTATATCGGTTCGGGAGGGTGGTCAGAGCGAATCGCAGGCCATTGATATGAGCGACCAGGGACGGTTCTCTTACGGCGTAGCTGGTGGTGTTGGCGTTGCAATACAGGCAGGTACTGGCAAAGTACTCCTTGAGGGACGTTATAATTATCTGATGGCCGACCATGAAGATGGTAGCACGACAAAGCCACAAAACGCGATGCTATCTGTAGGTTATTTATTCCCACTGGGTGGCCGCTAA
- a CDS encoding TonB-dependent receptor, producing the protein MFRLISILFVYLYSLSVTAEPAYRRISGYVFDQQTGTPLAGVNVYVADNKAGTVTNSEGHFAMSVAAESIVSLTFSSVGFVPKIQTILPKQQAEITVFLTYGQQLAEQVVKATSGSSISNNPQMSAISLSMEQLGKVPALLGEKDVMKLLQLMPGVQKGSEGNAGLYVRGGAPDQNLILLDNAPIYNPNHLLGFFSAFNGDALKCVDMTKGGFPARFGGRLSSVIELTTKDGQTDRFRGEASAGLVASRLTLSAPIGKYASFMVAGRRTYLDLLTGLLGQNTADQPVLKTAFFDLNAKLTIHAGPADKVYISGYTSQDKFTNGSALQSNLRWTNGAGSIRWNHQGRKGTVSDLSLIYSRYQMGVQDQKALEQSSQNTFYTLNYQSSIQDVGLKYDRTHYLNATHQIRFGGQLTHHTFNPQAYVSLNVNELPNQTSDQMVTAAEAGAYIEHSWSPANKWRFTSGLRLSAYSVLGGSSTTAETKTRPDSSATAVYIRPEPRLSIAYRVTPSFSIKGSYALMNQYLHLLSSTGVGLSTDLWVPTVKSIKPQQSQQVALGMAKDFSQSGLSLTIEGYYKKMSNLLSYREGASFLSADAQGNVNSAKWVDNVTSGQGRSYGAEILLQKQAGRLSGWIGYTLSWTDWQFAELNGGKTFHPRYDRRHDASIVGMYELTPAITLSASWVYGTGNSLTLPLSRFSGYYDQKAVGSPITSNALYGSGSNVKEYGERNSFQSEAYHRLDLSARFTKKRARTERVWEISVYNAYNRHNPFLYSLEGKAQEKGLPSKTVLYKYSLFPAIPSLSYTIRF; encoded by the coding sequence ATGTTTCGTTTAATCTCAATTCTATTTGTATACCTATACAGCCTCTCTGTAACTGCCGAGCCAGCTTACCGACGTATATCAGGCTACGTTTTTGATCAGCAAACGGGAACTCCACTGGCGGGTGTAAATGTATATGTAGCTGATAATAAGGCAGGTACTGTAACTAATTCTGAAGGCCACTTCGCTATGTCGGTTGCAGCCGAGTCGATTGTATCCCTTACTTTCTCGTCGGTTGGCTTTGTGCCGAAAATCCAGACCATCCTACCTAAACAACAGGCAGAGATTACTGTATTTTTGACCTATGGGCAGCAGTTAGCTGAGCAGGTTGTTAAAGCTACTTCTGGTTCATCGATCAGCAATAATCCACAGATGAGCGCCATCAGTCTTTCGATGGAGCAACTTGGAAAAGTACCAGCATTGCTTGGCGAGAAAGACGTCATGAAATTACTGCAATTAATGCCTGGTGTACAAAAAGGCTCTGAAGGGAATGCCGGACTTTATGTTCGTGGTGGGGCTCCTGACCAAAACCTGATTTTGCTAGACAATGCACCTATTTATAATCCAAACCACTTGCTCGGCTTCTTTTCGGCCTTTAATGGCGATGCTTTAAAATGTGTTGATATGACCAAAGGTGGGTTTCCGGCACGATTTGGTGGACGGTTGTCATCGGTAATTGAATTAACCACAAAAGACGGGCAGACGGATCGCTTTCGTGGGGAGGCTTCTGCAGGGTTAGTAGCCTCAAGATTGACCCTAAGTGCGCCAATCGGTAAGTATGCATCATTTATGGTGGCTGGACGACGTACGTACTTAGATCTGCTTACGGGCCTTTTAGGCCAAAATACGGCGGATCAACCTGTGCTTAAAACGGCTTTCTTTGATCTCAATGCCAAGTTGACCATCCATGCTGGACCGGCCGATAAGGTATATATTAGTGGCTACACCAGTCAGGATAAGTTTACAAATGGCTCGGCCTTACAATCGAACCTACGCTGGACGAATGGAGCCGGAAGTATCCGCTGGAATCATCAGGGCCGCAAAGGAACGGTATCCGATCTGTCGCTGATCTACAGTCGCTACCAGATGGGTGTGCAGGACCAGAAAGCGCTGGAGCAAAGTAGCCAGAACACCTTTTATACGCTTAATTATCAGTCGTCCATTCAGGATGTCGGCCTTAAGTATGACCGTACGCATTATCTGAATGCGACTCACCAGATTCGTTTTGGAGGACAGCTTACCCACCATACATTCAATCCACAAGCTTATGTGAGCCTGAATGTAAACGAGCTGCCTAATCAGACTTCTGACCAGATGGTTACCGCAGCGGAAGCCGGAGCCTATATTGAACATAGCTGGAGTCCGGCCAATAAGTGGCGCTTTACCAGCGGCCTTCGACTTAGCGCTTATTCCGTTTTGGGCGGTTCAAGTACGACCGCAGAAACCAAAACGCGTCCCGACTCGTCAGCAACTGCGGTGTACATACGCCCTGAGCCTCGGTTGTCGATTGCCTACCGGGTTACGCCTTCGTTCTCGATCAAAGGATCGTATGCCCTGATGAATCAGTACCTGCATCTGCTATCCAGTACGGGTGTAGGTCTTTCTACCGATCTATGGGTACCAACGGTTAAGTCGATCAAGCCGCAGCAGTCGCAGCAGGTCGCGTTGGGTATGGCGAAAGATTTTTCGCAGTCGGGTCTGTCGTTGACGATTGAGGGCTACTACAAGAAAATGAGCAACCTGCTCAGCTATCGGGAGGGGGCCAGCTTTCTGTCGGCTGATGCACAGGGTAATGTCAATTCTGCGAAGTGGGTCGATAATGTAACCAGTGGTCAGGGGCGATCCTATGGAGCCGAAATTCTGCTTCAGAAGCAGGCAGGCCGGCTATCAGGCTGGATTGGCTATACACTTTCATGGACTGACTGGCAATTTGCTGAACTGAACGGAGGTAAGACATTTCATCCGCGTTATGACCGACGGCACGATGCCTCTATAGTAGGAATGTATGAACTAACGCCTGCTATCACTCTGTCGGCTAGCTGGGTATATGGTACCGGCAATTCGCTGACATTGCCCTTGTCCCGTTTTTCAGGATACTATGATCAGAAAGCGGTTGGGAGTCCGATTACTTCAAATGCCCTGTACGGATCTGGTTCGAATGTAAAGGAATATGGGGAACGGAATAGTTTTCAGTCCGAAGCTTACCATCGTCTTGATCTAAGTGCGCGTTTCACAAAAAAACGTGCTCGTACCGAGCGGGTGTGGGAGATAAGTGTCTATAATGCCTATAATCGGCACAATCCGTTTTTGTATTCGCTGGAAGGCAAAGCTCAGGAAAAAGGCCTCCCCTCAAAAACTGTTTTATATAAATATTCGCTCTTTCCGGCAATCCCCTCGTTAAGCTACACGATCCGGTTTTGA
- a CDS encoding DUF4249 domain-containing protein, protein MISFIRKWLWLFLSIALFSCNSMREEVVPQELSSQSTKLVVDCFISPQDSLLTAKVSRSRPILDDQSAKTVDISNATVLLSDGSNSVKLVYNAQQGIYSIKAQKLVIREGGTYTLTVSTPDGKQVLATTTVPKAVALKSIQIDSSLQAGAVQKDFRLIGNWQAGADTYFRVKGSFRGIRYGAPVNASYESPQIIPFLMATNSLGLVECPAKAASLLASASLGDGSFKKLYRSTQITMNLLHVDAAYYAYHVRLDQQLQANSNPFAEPVTIPTNIQGGLGCFGSYSQTALSIMIK, encoded by the coding sequence ATGATTTCTTTTATCAGGAAATGGCTATGGCTGTTTCTGTCAATTGCCTTATTTTCCTGTAATTCGATGCGTGAAGAGGTTGTGCCCCAAGAGCTATCCTCGCAGTCGACCAAATTGGTTGTTGACTGTTTTATTTCTCCGCAGGATTCTTTGCTAACGGCAAAAGTGAGTCGCTCACGCCCAATTCTGGACGATCAGTCGGCAAAAACAGTCGATATCTCTAATGCGACCGTTCTCCTGTCGGACGGAAGCAACTCCGTAAAACTGGTTTATAATGCACAACAGGGGATTTATAGTATAAAAGCCCAAAAACTGGTTATCCGGGAGGGGGGAACATATACATTAACGGTTTCGACACCCGATGGCAAACAGGTACTGGCCACAACAACGGTTCCCAAAGCGGTAGCTCTTAAATCGATACAGATTGACTCATCGCTTCAGGCTGGCGCTGTACAGAAAGATTTCCGGCTAATTGGGAACTGGCAGGCTGGGGCCGACACCTATTTCCGGGTGAAAGGTTCATTCCGGGGCATTCGCTATGGGGCTCCTGTCAATGCATCGTACGAGAGTCCTCAAATAATCCCCTTTCTGATGGCGACCAATTCCTTAGGTTTGGTCGAATGCCCGGCTAAAGCAGCAAGCTTACTGGCTTCTGCATCATTGGGAGATGGATCATTTAAAAAGCTGTATCGTTCTACCCAGATTACTATGAATTTACTCCATGTCGATGCGGCTTATTATGCCTATCATGTAAGGCTGGATCAGCAGTTACAGGCGAATAGTAATCCATTTGCTGAACCAGTTACGATTCCAACCAATATTCAGGGAGGACTTGGGTGTTTCGGTAGCTACAGCCAGACGGCGTTATCTATCATGATTAAATAG